Part of the Synechococcus sp. HK01-R genome is shown below.
CCGGGAATTTCGGTGTTCTGAATCTTCAGCCCGTCTACCCAATGCTCTTGGGTGGGCTCACCGTCATCGTCACAGTTTCGGGTGCAGCGATGCTGTTAAAACCATCGCGATGACCCCCGTTCCCCGAAGCGGTCTCCCTGAAACCGCTTAATAACGCGCGAAGACGGAGGTTGTTCCGTCATGGGCAATGGCAAGCACCTCGAAACGTTCAGCCTCGACGCCAGCCACCTCCATCCCGGGAGAACCCATTGGCATCCCTGGAACTGCCAGACCTCGGATATTGGGCCGTTCTGTCAAAAGACGCTGAATCGCAGAAGCGGGCACATGCCCTTCGATCACATACCCCTCCACAACCGCGGTATGGCAAGAAGCTTGTTGTGGGCTGATGCCACGCGCTTTCTTCACGGCATCCATGTCCTCGGTGACATGGTCCTCAATGCGGTATCCCGCTGAAACGATGTGGGATCCCCATGACGTACAGCAACCGCAACTCGCCGATCGATACACCGTCATCTGAGGCCCGGTCGCCCCACTGTTGACGGGCATCGCAGCATCCCCTTTCACATCACCATGCGCCTCAAGCGGTTGACTCGCTGAAAGCAGCGAGACGACTACAAAGGCTCCAACCAAGCTCTGTCGCACGGCAGCTGAACACAGATGCGCAAAACGCGAAGCGTTCATGGATTCCTCAATGCAGCGAATTGAATCGACTCTCCGCATTATCGCGAGTTGCTCATAAACACACCCAGTTGCACAAAATTCCAGGGACAACTCGGGGACCAGCCCTTCAGACCTGTTCCAACAACTGGAAGCCAAGTGGCAGCAGCGGCCACCAGGGCCAGCGTTGATCGGCGCTAGTGACGGAACCAGATGGACTCACGGAAACGCCTACGGCCCTAACCACTCTTGCTTCGAGGCACAAATTACCTGGCGCGACTGGCCCACGGTGACCACGTCAAAGCCAAAGGGGCACCAGCCACCGCGGCCCAGTAGAGCGGCACGATTTCGTAACGCTATTAACACGAAAACGTGTTAGAAAGGCAGCGCTTGGGCAAGCGCCGCCGGCAGTGCCGTATCGACGCTGAGCGTTCGAACCCCGAGATGGACGCGCCTGGCGATCACCGTTTCCGCCAGATCTAGCTCGAAGGGCACAAACCCGCCTTCCGGACCAATCATCACCACCGCAGGGTCAGAAGCCACCTGCGCCAGGGACTGAGGGGCCTCCTGATGGGCAATCCAGCAGGGCCTACCAGCGCAGAGATCCGCCAGTTGATCCTCCACGAAGGGGCGAAAGCGTTGATGCAAATGCACCGTTGGCGCCAGCGTGTCTTGGGATCGTTCCAGCCCCGCCTCGAGGGCCTCCTGGAGCTTGCCTGGATGCAGAAGCGGGGTCTGCCAGTAGCTCTTCTCCACCCTGGCGCTATTGATCAGGTGCAGGTTCGACACACCGAACTCCGCCACCGTGCGCAGGATGCGACGCAACATCTTCGGGCGCGGCAATGCCAACACGACGTCGAAGCGATGGCGCGGTGGCGGTGGATCCGTCAGAGAGACATTCAGGCAGACCGACTGCCCATCCATCGACGTGATCCGGGCCTTCCCGCGCCATCCACCCAGCAAACCCACACGCACCTGATCGCCAACAGCGCCTTTGAGTTGCACCGACAGATGGTGAGCCCGGCGCCCCTCCAACCGCACCGTGGAAGGATCGATCCAGGGGTCGGAGGATCGCAGCAGGATGATGTTCACAGCGACATCGCCCGTTCTCGCCCTTGCCGTGAACGACTGGGATCTCAATAGCATGGTGAAGTGCCATGCAGCCTTGGAAGGGCCCCGTGGAGCTCAGCGATGCACCAGGCCCAAGCCCATGCCTTATCGAGCGAGGCGCTGATTCGCTCCTTAGGCAGTGATCAAGACTGTGGACTCTCGGAACTCGAAGCACGAGCCCGGCTGCTCTCCCACGGGGCCAACACCCTGCAGGTCCAATCAAGAACGCCAGCCTGGCGCCATTTCCTGCAGCAGTTCAACAGTCCACTGCTGATCACACTGCTGGCGGTGGCCCTCATGAAAATGCTCCTGGGGGAGGCAACCGATGCCCTGGTGATCAGCAGCGTCACCCTGATCAATGCCGTGATCGGCTTTGTGCAGGAAAGGAGGGCGGAGTCGGCGATCGCAGCCCTCGCGCAGGTGCTCCGCTCCGATGTGGAGGTCGTCCGCGACGGGTCCCTGCAGAACCTGCCGTCCGATCAGCTGGTGCCCGGTGATGTGATTCAGCTGGAGGCTGGACAACGGGTTCCTGCCGATCTGCGCTTGCTCACGCAGCGCAATCTCGAGGTGGATGAATCGATGCTCACCGGTGAATCGCTTCCGGTGCGTAAAGGCACCGCAGCGGTGGCACCGGACACTCCCCTGGCCGAGCGTCGTCCAATCGCCTACGCAGGAACGCACGTGACGGCAGGGGAAGCCTGTGCCCTTGTGATTGCGACCGGTAATGACACGGAAGTGGGTCAGATCTCGAGCTCCCTGCAACAGCGCAGCCAGCTCACCACGCCGCTGACGCGGCAGTTCGTTCGCTTCAGCCACACCCTGCTGAAGGCCGTGCTGGTGCTTGCCGCACTCACATTGATGGTGGGCCTTGGCCGGGGCAAGGGACTTGAAGAGATGGTCGACGGTGCCATCGCCCTGGCGGTGGGGGCGATCCCTGAGGAACTCCCCGCAATCGTAACGATCACCTTGGCGATTGGCGTGAAACGGATGGCGCGGCGACGGGCGATCATCCGCAAACTGCCGGCGGTGGAAACCCTGGGCAGCACCACCGTGATCTGCTCAGACAAAACAGGAACGCTCACCCAAAACCGCATGACGGTGAAGCACCTCTACGCCGGCGGAACACTGGTGGCACTCGAGGATCTCTGGCCCGGCAACGAACGCGGGAGCGCGGACCTGCACAACATGGCCCTGGAGGAGACGCTTGTGGCT
Proteins encoded:
- a CDS encoding 16S rRNA (uracil(1498)-N(3))-methyltransferase yields the protein MNIILLRSSDPWIDPSTVRLEGRRAHHLSVQLKGAVGDQVRVGLLGGWRGKARITSMDGQSVCLNVSLTDPPPPRHRFDVVLALPRPKMLRRILRTVAEFGVSNLHLINSARVEKSYWQTPLLHPGKLQEALEAGLERSQDTLAPTVHLHQRFRPFVEDQLADLCAGRPCWIAHQEAPQSLAQVASDPAVVMIGPEGGFVPFELDLAETVIARRVHLGVRTLSVDTALPAALAQALPF
- a CDS encoding DUF411 domain-containing protein, giving the protein MNASRFAHLCSAAVRQSLVGAFVVVSLLSASQPLEAHGDVKGDAAMPVNSGATGPQMTVYRSASCGCCTSWGSHIVSAGYRIEDHVTEDMDAVKKARGISPQQASCHTAVVEGYVIEGHVPASAIQRLLTERPNIRGLAVPGMPMGSPGMEVAGVEAERFEVLAIAHDGTTSVFARY